Below is a window of Tolypothrix bouteillei VB521301 DNA.
TTTCTTGGCTTCCAATATCGATTTTATAACTGACTCTAGAATCAATAGTGCCAGTTGCTAGGGCTGTATTGATATCTGTGTATTCGTTGGTGGTTGGAAAGTTAATGTAAAGGCTTTTTGAAAGATAGTGCTTTTTCAATTCTTCCAACTGTTCTGGTAAAAAGATATCTGACTCCTCTTTTAGATGAGCAGAAATGATACTGGAAAGAACTTTGATTTCAGCTAACTGGTTGAATAAACCATCGATACTGCTGTAATATCCCTCAAAAGGTACTAAAGGTAAATTATCTAGGTTAATAGTATACTCATCGTGAAAGTCAAATTCTTTGGCAGGAGAATTACCTTTTTCCAACACGCCTTGTTCTTTCAAAGCTTCAAAAGCTTTCTTGCTGCTGATTTTTACTTGCAGTGATTTCACGTTGAGGTCGCCATCACTAACGATGGTGTAATTATTAAAGGTAGCTAGGTCATTCACTAACAATCCTGCAACTTCAATGATTGGGGTTTTGTCTTCTGCTTTCACCAGCCTAACTTTACGAGTGACAAGCATATTGACTGTGGCGGTGTTGTGGTTAATCTCAAACGACCCCATACCAATATAGTCAGTTTTATCTATATATTCAGTTGTTAACCAAGGCTTGACAAGATTGCCATTTTCATCTCTGGAACCTTTAACTCTTTTGATTCCTTTTCTTTGATAATTTTCCTGCAAGTGCTTGAAGTTAATAATGATGCTACTACGATGTTCTTCTAAAATTTTAATGAGTTCTAACAAGGATGTTTTCTCATTCACTTTCACTTTATCTAAGATTTCATGCTCGCTCAAGACCTTAGGATAGAACAGTGCAATGTCAATATCTTGTGCAAAATCTGCAACTTGCTCGTTTGTTAGGGCTTTAGCATGTCTTTCAGTTAAAGTCGCATCAAAGGTACTTGCGATCGCATACTTAGCAGTATTTAAGTTTCCTTCCGCCAAATTTGCTTTTGCAAAAGCGTACACTGACTCATCATTTTGAGCCACGGGTACATCTAATTGCTCGTAAGCCTCTTTGGAAATTTGCTTGTATTTATAAATTTTTGCCTCATCATCTGCTTTTAAGCCACAAATTTTTAAAGTCCCTGTTGTCCCGTTAATTTTCTTAGCACTTTGAGAGAAAAGAATTTGATAGCTGTAATCAGCAGCTAAAGGTTCTTCTATCGCTGGTGCTACCGAACTACCTAGTAATTTAGAAGTGCTGTAAATAGCGTTGTAAACTTCTTTGACATCACCTGCTTTAATACATACACCAGAGACAAGATTGGCAATCTTGGAAAGAAGTTTAAAGTCAGATGAATGGGAATAAGCAATGGTATTCACAAAAACATCTTTGCCTTTTAGTTCTTGGCAAATTGTCTCTAGAGCTTTTGCTTCCGCGCTGGGGCTAGTGTCGTTCGCATAACCATCGCTGTGGAGAGTGATAGCAGTTAATTCTCCCTCTTGTATCATTGATTTTGCCATCTCCATAGATTGAGAGATGCACGTTGCGTAAGTTGCGCGAATTTGGCGAATGGCTTCTAGGTAGGGAGAATTTTGTTTCATCACTTCTTGAATGGGAATTCGTTGGAAGTGACAGGTGACATCGCCTTTAGAAGAGTAAGAGATTAAGGTGATAACTAACTGGAAATTGATGTATTCATCAAGAGTCAGAAGTTTAATCAAAGTGTCTTTTAATGCTTGAATGTCACCGTACATCGAACCAGAGCGATCGATGATAATGATGCTATGGGCTACGGATTTTTCCGGAATATCGCCTGGTTTTCTTTCTAAGTAAAGTTTATCCACTAGATAATAAGCTTTTTCTTTACCCGCAAAATTGTACAGAGTAAATTTTGTTCTGGTGTTTTCAGTGGATGTACTGTTATTTTGAGTGGGTTTTGCACTGTTGTTTTTTGATGATTTCTTTGCCATATTTATTCTTTCCCCGATAATGGTAAGCTAAAGTAACAATTCGGAAGTTTCAGGTATAAAGTAAAGACATAGAGAGTGTCTTTTTTATCCTTCACACTTTATCCTTCATCTTTTCCTGCGGTCACCCTGGATAATACGAGTTTCTTGAAAAGCTCGTAATTTAAGGGTAAACACGTAGTTTTTTTGTGCAAAAAGCTATGCTAGTTTAATTGGCATGGTAAATGCAGATATTTGTAGAGCGAAACGAACAAAGAGAAGAACTTTGGTAATCTTCTGCGGAGAGAAGGGTTGGGGATGAGGGCTATCCTGTATTTATATAGTACAATTGTACTAAAATAATGTCAAGTCAAGAAATTCTTCTTTGAAAAACTGAGTGGCTTTTTCGCATGTTATAACCGAGAGAATCACGACTCAGCCATTGTTTTGATCATGACAATAGTGCAACTAACATCCAGAATTGAAAGTGTGAAGGTCTACTCTGCTGGAGCGACAGTTACCCGGATTGCTGAGTTCCCTCTGATACCAGAAAAATTACCAGAACAGGTAGAAATTGCTGAACTCCCTCTCAGTCTTGAGGATAGCAGTGTTAGAGTAAAAGTGGAAGTCGAACGGGGCGCAGCGCCTCTTGCTAACGATGTTCGTATTGGTCTAGCCGTTCCTCCACCTCGAGAAATACCAAATCCGCCTCTTGATGAGGAAATACGTGCTGCGACTGCTTGCGTCCAACAGCTAGAGAACCTCATCACTCTTATTGAGAATGAAATTGAGGTGTTAGATAAGTTACACGTACCCAACCGTCCCAAAGAAGAACCGGGTAAAGCTCCTCCTCCTTCTCCAACAAGCGCACGCCTTGCACTGGCAAATTTTAGTGACGAGCAAATTCGCCTCCGCCTTCAAGAAGCGCGAGAAAATAAGGAAAAACTGAGGTTAGCTCGAGAAAACTTGGCAGACTTGAAACAAAAGCAGCATTTGGCTTCAAGTGCAAAGGATGCTCGACCAAACGAGCTTCGCAAAACAGCTATAGTTAGCTTGAGTTATGAAGGGGAAGCTCTTGAGACTGAGGTCGGACAGTTAATCGTAGAATATTTTGTTCCTGGCGCACGTTGGACACCAACTTATGTGTGTCGGTTAAATAGTGCTGAATCTAGTGCGTCTATTGCAGTGCGATCGCTCTTATGTCAGCGCACGGGTGAAGATTGGTCTGGAGTGCGCTTGGAGCTTTCTACTGCAGAACCATTGGCTTGGTGTGCGCTACCAGAGTTACCATCCTTACGACTTGGCAAAGCTCAACCCGTGAGTAAAAAATCGGGGTGGCGCAGACCTCCAATTGGTGTTGAAGCCCTTTTTGAGGATTACGACCGACAACAGGAGGCTGCACTACTTGCCAGCATACCTGAAAGTGCGATTCCAGATGATTTCTCATCAGTGTATGTTCCACCTCTGACACACGTTCATCCTTTAAAGCCACAGTTAGAAACTCTTGAAGAAGAATTTGAGCGGGGCTTTTCTGCACCCGGTGCTGTATATGGTGCTGCGTATGGTGCTGCATATGATGAAGACCAAGCGCCTCAAGATCGCACCAGCTCGATTCCTATTGAAGAATTGCAACTCAGTACAGCAGCATTAAAAGCTCTCAAACGCGCTCAAATTAACACTGTTGCGGATGTATTGAACTTAACACAAGAAGATTTACAACAAATCCAATATTTGAGCCAAAAGTCTGCTCGAGAGTTGATTAACGCCTTACAACAGCGTTTGGGTATTACTCTCCCGTCAGAAAAGAATGAAGACATTGCAGTTCTCAAGAGTTTGGAGAGGCGAGGTACACCAGCACCATCACCAGCACCAGAATTTTTAACTCGCAGCAGGGGACTGAGCCGACCCCCTCTCAGTAAAAGCGATCGCCAAGGGTTCGATTTACTCCTAGCATATAATATGATGCGATTGGGCGGAGCTAATAACCATGCAAAGCGCGGCAAATTATCTATTGAGCAACAAGAGGAAGTTTATTTAGAAAGCCTCAAACGCCACCAAGTTGTAGTGAATTTTAATGTCTTGGAAATCGTACAACAAGCCGTCAATGATGCCCAAAGTTGTCTTGGGACAACACTTCCCCCTGGTGGGATTAACGTGCGAACCGTAGCTGGGTCTTTTGATTATGCCTACCGTGCAGACGGACGAGTAGATGTTCCTTCTGATGGGCAATTTCATTCTGTGGCATTGACCTGTAAAACAACGGATGTAGACTTGCGGTATATAGTCGTTCCCCGTGAAGATACCAATGTCTTCCGAATTGCCCAACTTCGCAATCCCTTGCTAGCACCGCTACTTGCCGGTTCTGCGGATGTTTACGTAGATGGTGAGTATATTTTATCTACTAATATTGCTACAGTGCCCCCTCAAGGACACATGGAACTGGGGCTTGGGGTTGAACAAAGCATTAAGGTTGCTCGGAATACGTCTTATCAGGAAGTGCGATCGGGTGAAACGATAGTTGCTTTCAACGAACTGCGCCATCTTATTAAAATTGATATTAACAACTTGATGTCGAGGAACGTAAAAATAGAAGTGCGGGAACGCCTTCCCATCCCGGCGGAAGGTGCTAAAGTTGATGTCCAAATCGAACGGGTTACACCTGTTTGGGAGAAGTACAAACAGCAAGAACGTTCTGCACCCATAGTTGGGGGTTACCGTTGGTTGGCGGAAGTTCCAGCAAAAGAAAAAGAAAGTTTATCCGTTGAGTATACTATCAAGACTTTTGTTGATAGCGAACTTATTGGTGGAAATCGGCGAGAAGGGTAAGAGGGATTTTTGACAAACCGCATCAGGCGCAAAGAACACACAGGAGAGGAACACACAGAGATCATGCAAGCGAGTGAAAAATTAAAGCACAGAATTCAGCCATTAACGATAGATGCTCCCGTCTCTTTAGTGACTTTACTAGAAGACCGAGCACAGGTAAGACGAATTGGTAAAGTTAATTTAAATCAGGGATTGTGGCGCGTTAAAGTAGAGCAAGTAGCTCCCGTACTTTCAGATAAATCGCTCCGTGCTGAGTATTGCAGTGAGCAGCGAGAATCGCGGATCGACGATGTACGCGTCCGCCGTCAAATGCTTGTTAAAGAAGCAGAACGACCCGAAGAATTCCAAGCTTTGTATGCAGAATTTAGAGCGCTTTTGCAATCTTTTAACAATACTTCTGAAGACCGCCAACACTTGGAATCTTGTTTTGAAAGGGTAAATACTATTCTGACGAAAAGTTTGCAGGAATTACCTGTAGATGCGATCTGGGGACAAATCGATCCCAAATCTTGGCGCGAACAGCTATCCATCCTATTTAAACAGTTACGGGATCTGCGTGGGGACATTTTGACTAGCTACCATACTCAGGAACATTTGAGCCAGCAGATTGATGATTTAATTGCCAGAGTAGACGCTTTGTCTCGTCCCGATCGGATCTATTCTGCTTACATAGAAGCAGATTTAACGATCGCTCGCTCGGGTGAATATGAAATTGCTTTTGACTATGTAGTCCCTAATGCCATGTGGCGTCCCTGGCACCAAGCACATTTATTATTAGAAGAACAATCGAGTGTTTCTTTTCGGATGGATGGTTGTGTTTGGCAACGCACGGGTGAAGATTGGAACAATGTCGATCTAGTATTTTCCACAGCACGAGCATCTTTAGGAACTGAGCCGCCTCTACTGAGTGATGACCAGTTAAAAGTGCAGGAAAAATCCCAGCAAATTGTGATTGAAGCCAGAAATCAAAAGATTCAGACAACAGGTTTGGGAACAGGAGCAACCCCGCCTTCTCCAGCTACGCCTGCGACTGTTGAGATACCCGGTGTTGATGATGGCGGAGAAGTTCGCAATCTCCGCTCTCGCAAAAAGGCGACAATTCCCTCTGATGGTCGCCCCTATCGCGTACCAATTTTTTCTTTCTCCTCAGATGCGTTGGTAGAGTATATCTTGATGCCAGAAGTTGCCTGTCAAGTTGTTTTAAAGAGCGAACAGACAAACACAGCAAAATTCCCCATTCTTGCGGGACCTGTGGATTTAGTTCGTTCTACAGAGTTTGTGGGTAAGACATCCATAGGATTTATTGCTCCTGGTGAAAAGTTTGCTATGGGATGGGGTCCTGATGGAGCTATGCGGGTACAGCGTACAATCAAGGAGAAAAAAGAACAAGACCATCTCACTAAATGGAATCAGCTGACGGAAACTAGGACATTATTTCTTTCCAATATAGGAGCAGAGACCAAGGTCATAAAAACGATTGAACGCATTCCCGTCTCGGAATTAGAGCAAGTGAAGGTAGAGGTTATTGCAAACAAAACCACAAACGGTGTGCAACCTGATGACAACGGTTTTTGTACTTGGAACTTTACTCTTGAACCTTATTCCCAAATGTCAGCAACTCTTGTTCATAGGATATCAGCTGCTCCGGAAGTGCAAGGATTGTAGGCAATATTCCTCGATCGACCCTGTTTTGTCATTCTAGAGAGAGAATAATTGAAGCGAATTCTATTCGCTGCTATACAAACAAAGTCCCTTTGGGTTCGCCCTCCGGGTTCGCCCTATCTCCTTACGGAGACGCATCGCGTTGCGAAGCTATGCCCGCAGGGCTATACGGGTTCGCCAGTCGCCAGGGCGCGGGAAACCCGCCTGCAGCGCTGGACTCACCGCCTTCGCGGACTAAAATTTATTACCTATGCCGTGTCTGAGCGATCGCTTGTCGCCAAGAGTCTAGTAGTGTTAAACGACGATCGGCGCTAATTGTTGGCTCAAACCGTTTCTCAACCTGCCACTGCTGCACAATTTCCGCTTCGCTTTCCCAGTAACCAACAGCTAATCCTGCTAGATAAGCAGCTCCCAAAGCAGTCGTTTCTGTGATTTTTGGACGGACAACGGGAACACCCAAAATATCAGCTTGGAACTGCATCAGCAGATCGTTGCGGGAAGCACCACCATCTACCCGCAGTTCTGAAAGATCGAGGTTAGAATCCTGACGCATTGCATCAATCACATCAGATGTTTGATAGGCAATACTTTCTAGCGCTGCACGGGCAATATGGGCACTGGTTGAGCCGCGACTTAAACCTACAATCGTACCGCGAGCGTAGCTGTCCCAATAAGGTGCGCCCAAACCAACAAAGGCAGGTACAAAATACACACCATTGTTATCGGGAACACTGCAAGCTAACGCTTCCACATCAGCGCTGTGCTTAATAATTCCGAGCCCATCGCGCAACCATTGCACAACTGCGCCGGCAATGAATACGCTGCCTTCTAAGGCATAATTGGTTCGTCCACTTATGCTCCACGCGATGGTAGTTAGCAGCTTGTGATTGGATTGCATCGGCTTATTACCTGTATTTAGCAGCATAAAGCAGCCCGTACCGTAAGTATTTTTTGCCATGCCACATTGCAACGATGCCTGCCCAAAGGTTGCAGCCTGCTGGTCTCCGGCAATTCCAGCAATGAGAATGCGGCTACCTAGAAGACCTTCGGCTGTATAGCCATAGACTTCTGACGAACTCCGTACTTGGGGAAGAAGAGAAGGGGGAATATCGAGAATGGACAATAATTCCGAGTCCCACTGCTGGGTGTGAATATTGAACAACAACGTCCTGCTAGCATTAGTTACATCTGTAATGTGGAGTTCCCCCTGAGTGAGTTTCCAAATCAACCAGCTATCGACGGTTCCAAATGCCAGTTCTCCACGCTTGGCTTTTTCACGAGCGGATGGTACGCGATCGAGCAACCACTTGAGTTTAGTACCGCTAAAGTAAGCATCGATCACCAGTCCCGTTTTTTTCTGGAATGTTGTCTCATGTCCTGCAGCCTTAAGTTCCTCGCAGTAAGCAGCCGTGCGGCGATCTTGCCAAACGATCGCATTATAAATTGGCTTGCCTGTTTTTCGATCCCAAACTATCGTGGTTTCGCGTTGATTGGTAATGCCAATAGCCGCGATATCTCCAGCTTTGATACCAATGCGAGCTAAAGCTTCATTCGCAACACCAATTTGGGAAGACCAAATTTCATCAGCATCATGTTCTACCCAGCCTGACTGCGGAAAGATTTGTTGAAATTCTTTCTGAGCAATGGTTAGGATCTCGCCATTTCGGTCAAATATAATAGAGCGCGAGCTGGTGGTGCCTTGATCGAATGCCAGAATATATTTAGTCATGGGATACATCTCGAATGTGTTTGTGATAAGAACGAGGTAAAAATTTTGATTGAGTATCAGAGAATTCCAACTTAATTGGCATTGTAATTCTTAAGTATAAAATTCAAAAATTCAAGATTTCAAACTTTGATTCTGGATTGCCTAGAGCGTGAAGTTAATTCATCCTTAACGAATGTAATGCTAGTTAATCCATAAAAACTAGTACAGTGCGGCAGAAATAACCCTATCATTAGTATTGATACAAAAGCTTCATTCATAAAATATTTTTGACTTAAGTTACGTTTTGTAAATGAGTGTTTTTTCAAAGAAAACACTCTATTTTTTCGTATTTTTACGGTTATCAATTATAATTTTAGTTCATTATCCTGTTAATTAAAGTATTTTTCGAGCGTGAGTGAGAGTTAGTAGATCCTTGAGAGAACGGGTAGCATCGCAATTTTATAAAAATGCCAAGCGATGTTTGCAATCGCAACTATACAGATGAGGCTCCCAGAAAACGAGTTTTTACAATCTCCGATTCATTCCCATTTTCCAATAACGCTAATTACCTCGTCTACTATTTATGTCAAAACAAACTCCTTCCGACTTGTCCAATGTACCTCCCTGTCCGCGAACTTACCTAATTCCTTCAATTTTAGTGACTCTGCTGGCATTCCTACCGCTTGGAGTAGTCGCTCTTGTTTTTTCATCTCGAGTTGAAAGCAAATATTATCAGGGTGATTATGAAGGCGCTCAATCTGCTTCCAATACAGCTAAAATCTTTTGTATTGCCGGTACTGGTGTTGCTGCTTTAGGCTATTTATTTACATTCTCCATGATAGCCTTGATTGGCATTCCATCTTTCATGGCAACTAGGAATAAAGCCAAACAGGCAGAAGCTAAAGTCATTACCGCTACTCTTAACAGATCGCAACAAGCTTTTTATGAAGAACATAATAAATTTGCTTCTACAATAGCAGATTTAAAAAGAGACATTCGCAATGAAACTGAAAATTATCGATATAGTCTCACTAGTGATGATACTAAATCAATAGTAAAATCTACATCAAAATTAGGTGATTTAAAAAGCTATACGGGAGCAGTTTTTAAAATTAAGAAAAAAATTTCAGGGAAAGATGAAATAATCACGATTACTCAAATGTGCGAGACTGAGAAACCATCAGTGATTGCACCTGCAACGCCTGAGTTAGTTGACCAAAATATTATATGTCCACCCGATTCTCATGCTCTACTCTAATGAAAAGTTAGCAATTTGGTTTTCACTCAAACCAAACTGGGTAAAATTGTGGAAGAGGTTGGCTTTATCTCCAGAAAGCTGTTGCCATCACGGGTAATGATAGTTACCGTTCCATCAGGGGAGGGAGCCATGCTTTGTGCTTTATGTCCTGCAAAAGTTTAATTTAGCTTAATCTTATGGAAGCAGACATCGAATAAATGTCACCAGGAGCGCATGACATTTGTCATTCCTACTAACGAGTCATCTTCCCGGAGTTCCTTGTAGTTTTTGAGAATTGATTTCTTGAAAGTCCCTCAGTTAAATTATGATGGTTTTTGGTTGTGCTTCAGCCCATGCAAAGTAACCTAATTTAGAGATTGATAATGGAGTCAAGGTCGAAGCAAGTCGCATATTTTTCCTTTGATGTCGTTACCGTTAATGGCCAAGGAGAATTCATTAACCAAGAACAGCGTCAAACTCAATACTTGACGGAAGCTCTCGGTAATGGTGTCACCTTAGAAATGGTCGCTATCCCCAGCGGTACGTTTATCATGGGTGCGCCTGAAACTGAAGAAGCAAGTGATGAGTGCGAACGTCCCCAGCATCAGGTCACCGTTCCACCCTTTTTCATAAGTAAGTATCTCATTACCCAAGAGCAATGGCGAGTTGTCGCTACTCTTCCACAAGTGAATTGCGAACTTGACCCCAATCCGTCTCGATTTAACGCGAGCGATCGCCCGGTAGAAACAATATCATGGTACGAAGCTGTAGAATTTTGTGACAGATTATCAAAATACACCGGACGTACTTACCGTCTTCCAAGCGAGGCAGAATGGGAATACGCTTGTCGTGCTGGCACAACAACTCCTTTCCACTTTGGTGAAACAATTACTACCGAGCTAGTTAACTACAATGGTGTTTACACTTATAACGATATTCCTCAAGGAAAATACCGGGGAGAAACGACGCCTGTAGGCAGTTTTGGAGTAGCGAACGCTTTTGGATTGTACGATATGCACGGATTACTTTGGGAATGGTGTGCCGATCGCTGGCATGAAAACTATGAAGGTTCGCCAACAGATGGTAGTGCTTGGTTAAATTCTAGGGATAACAGCAGAGTGATACTGCGTGGTGGTTCGTGGGACTTTACCCCGTGGTTTTGTCGTTCGGCTTTTCGCTTCCATCTCGAGCCAAAGGACAAGGGTAATAATATTGGGATTCGAGTTGCGATCTCAAATCAAGAGTTTTGAATCAAGCTCCTGGGTTAAAATAGTCCAAAAGGCGATCGCCTGAATCAGCACGAATTAAAGCAACAACGATATCAGGTAAAGTTGCCAAGTTCGGATAAATCAGATAGCGCGGTTCCCAACGAGGATGGAACTTATCCTTATACATGTGCAATCCTTGGAAATTATAAAATCTTTCCAAATGATTGTATAGATAGTGCAAAACTTTTTCCAATCGTCGCGACTCCTGCGTTTTACCTACTCCAGCAAGCGCCGAAAGACCGATGTTAAATCCATCGTAGCCTTGCTCTTTGTAATGTTGAAACATAGAAATAAATAGAAAGTCCATAGTTCCATGCTCGGCAGACTTTCGATATCGCATTAAATCAAGAGTCATTTCATTGAGTTGGTACTCTGACAAGATATTGGCAAAAGCGACTATTTCACCTTGGGAAGATAAAACTGCGGCTATTTCACATTGTCGCAGGTAATCCTCATCAAACCAACCTAAAGAAAACTTCTTTTCTGAACCTTGTACCATTTGCAGCCATTCCTCGCTGACTGATTTCAATTGGCGCAAAAAGTTATGGTCGATGGGCGGTTGAAAAAATTGAACCTCATAACCTAGTTTTGTCATTCGATTGACTGAAGTTCTTAAGTTTTTTCCGGCTTTTCCCTGTAAGGTAAAGCTATGAAGATCGACTATAGCCTCTTCTCCTATCTTTAATATTTGAAATCCTAAAGATTTGTAGATGTCTATATTATCGGGCAGAATTTGGTAAAAGGCTGGATACCAATCATTTTGTTGGCAAAATATTTGAAAACTAGTAATGACTTCTTTGCAATCTTCAGGAGGTCCGATAGGGTCTCCTAAAGCAATTGCTCCCCGTCCTTTAGGAACATAAGCGATCGCACTCTTACCAGAAGGGCTAAAAAAGTAACTTTTATCACTTAATAATGTCAGTGCTGCTAAAGAAGACCGTCCATATTTTTCCACAATTTCACGTGCTTGTTGTCGTTCTCTTAAAGTAGCAGTGTTCCTAAGAAAAACGGGTCTTAGGAGCATAAATAGCGCATAGGTGATGGTACTTGCAGCAATAATATAGATAGAGTTGGCAAAAAATTCTCCAAATCGGGTTGTTGGTTGCAAACCTGCATTATCTTCTGTAAAAAACATTGCTAGAGTTTGACCAATGGCTTCACTCCAATTAAAGGTTTCCGAGAATTTTCCATCGAGTAAGTAAAACCCGATAGTCCCATACGCTAAGGTAAACAATAAAGCACCAAGCAAGACTTTTACACCCTGTGCGATGGACGGGCGGTCGGATCGCGCTTTAAAAAGATGGCGCATCAAGAGTAATTGTACTAATAAGACTCCCGATAAAAGGCTTTCTTCATAGTCCAATCCCTTAATTAAATGGCTGGCAATGGAAATAACAAGCAAACCAATTGTTAGCAACCAAGCAACACGTTTCCGTCGTAATAAATTAGTTGCAAGTGTCAGCAAAATAAATCCAGTCAGAGCAGCAAATATATGACCGCTAGCACGAATATCAAAGGGAAAAAACTCTTTTAACCAGTATGTGCGATCGTGCAGGTTGGGCGTTACGGCTGATACTAAATTGACGACTCCGACTAAACCCGTTAGGAACGCCGCACTCCAAAGTCCAATCCGATTTTTTAAGTCATTAATCATTTTCTTTTTTAAACTGTTCGCCTACATAGGATAGCGAATCTTTGAGATGCTTGTGAAAATAGTTCCACCCGACATCAGGACCCGATAAGCCATGCCCTCCAGGAAAAGCATAAAATACATTTTGTATCCCCAAATTGTTTAAAGTTGTATGGAAGGTTTTAGTCGATGCAAGTAAATTTGGATCATTTTGCCCTGCATCAAGATAGACTCTTAATTTCTTTCGCTCCTGAATTGATAACTTTTGCACAATTTGTTCGGGACTATTTTGCGGACCGCTATCATCGGTAAAATACCCGCTATGACTAAAGAAAATATTAAAATTATTTAGATGGCGTAAGCCAATGTTAAATGCTCCCCATCCACCTGAAGACAGACCTCCTATCGCCCAAAATTCAGGTTTGTTTAGAGTACGATAGCGTGACTTGACAACTTGTACGAGTTCCGAACCAATCAAAGTTCCCACTTTACCATTAGGTCCATCATAATAATCAGGGTCGAACAAAGGGCTTGAACCCCGTTTATCATTTCCATCGGGTGTAATCACGATTGAAGGGGGTAGTTTCTGACTTTTGTAGAGTTGATGTAAGACATTCGAGACTGCGTATTTATCATAATAAGCACGAGCATCATCATGACCTCCATGTAGAAGAAATATCACTGGATAGCGCTTTTGGGGATTTTTGTGATAATCCGGGGGTAAAATCAGACCGAATTGTCTTGCTGTACCCATAGCTTGACTGTTAAAAGTTTGTAACTGAAACTTCAGCCCCGTATCCCCCTGTTCTTGAGGTGGATCTAATTGTGGCGCACCCAATATAAATACGTACCAGTAACCCGCTGCAGTTAGAATGGCAAATGAACTGACAACGCCAATGAATACTTTGGATAATTTCATGGTTTGCTAGAACCTAAATTATCAGCTGCGTGTTGTATTTCTAAAATTTTAAACTGCTCCCCTACAAATGTTAAAGAATCCGCTAAGTGTTTGCGCCAGTAGCTCCATGTATGGCTTCCTGGAAACTGTCGAAATACATTATAAATTTTCTCTTGGCTTAAAACTTGACTAAATTTTTGAGATTCCTCAAGTTCTTCATCGGATTTTCCTGAATCTAAGTATACTCGCAAACGTTTTCGAGCTTCGGGTGGAATGCTTTTGATATAGGAGATTGGGCTGTTTTGCGGTCCACTCTTATCCCGAAAGTAACCACTATGACTGAATAAAATTGAGAAATGATTCAAGTTATGCAGTCCTACATTCACTGCACCCCAACCCCCAGAAGATAATCCACCGATTGCCCAAAAATTTGGAGTTGGTAGTGTACGATAACGGTCTTTAACGACTTTTACGAGTTCGTCACCAACTGCTGTAGATACTTGTCCGTGAGGACCATCAATATATGCGGGG
It encodes the following:
- a CDS encoding alpha/beta hydrolase, translating into MNHKEINILVVVALLALASCHNVIGVRAQTLQKVPQTASVLPQLNVSALAKPLTYKIETYRSEAMEGNRTYGISLPPGYEENPNQRYPVILLLHGGHGDPDDWFKEKKGNALTTLQQLYTTGKLPPSIIITPDGNDRRGSSPYWDPAYIDGPHGQVSTAVGDELVKVVKDRYRTLPTPNFWAIGGLSSGGWGAVNVGLHNLNHFSILFSHSGYFRDKSGPQNSPISYIKSIPPEARKRLRVYLDSGKSDEELEESQKFSQVLSQEKIYNVFRQFPGSHTWSYWRKHLADSLTFVGEQFKILEIQHAADNLGSSKP